The Solanum dulcamara chromosome 2, daSolDulc1.2, whole genome shotgun sequence region TTCTATGGTCTTTCttgtttattgatgatttctttgTTATTGTTTGTTTTGTTCATGGGTTGAAGCTGAAGTTCTCAATTATACTAGCTGAAAGTTGACACATGGGATTGGGGTTAATCTTTGTGGATAAAGTTACAGTCTTTGAGCCAAAACAAGTTGAATCAGTATGGAATCACAACTGGGTTTAATTGAGAAATCATTTAATGTTAAATACTCAGATGGGGTTAGAGAAGCTCTTGATGAATTGCCTGATAGTTTTACAATTACCGATCCCTCTATTTCTGGTCACCCTATTGTTTATGCCTCAAGGggtttcttgaaagtttttggTTATTCCAAGAATGAAGTTATAGGGAGGAATGGAAGGGTATTTCAAGGTCCTAAGACTAATAGAAGATCAGTTATGGCGATTAGAGAGGCGATTCGTGAGGAGAGGGGTATACAAATTAGTTTGTTGAATTATAGGAAGGATGGGACACCCTTTTGGATGTTGTTTCATATGTGTCCTGTTTATAGTGAGAAGGATGGGAGGGTGGTTCATTTTTTGGGAATTCAAGTGCCTATTTTGAGGAGGAGAAATTCATTAGGTGATAGAATTGGGAGAAATGGAGGAGTATGTCATGATGGAGGTAATTGCAGGGAGTATGTCTTTAAGTGTTGTAGGAGGGAGGTTTGCTCGAATTCGATTATGGAAGTGGATAGAGCATTTTCAGTTGATTCAGTTGCAGGATTGGATCATACAGGTATGTGTTTATTCATTATGCTTCTTGAAAGTTCTcaatttttgtttgtttattgtAGTGGGCTTATTGTTTGATTTTCATAGTAAGTATGCACATTAAGATGTTTGGGATTTCGTTTCTGTCACAGTTGTTACATGATTTTGAAATTTGTTGCACTAATCTCCAATCTTTTGAGTATTGTAGTCCTCAACTTATGGTGCTTATTTCTTTCCAATGGTTGCCTTCGCTCCTTGAAGCAACGGTAAAGTTGTTTCTGCGTGACCTATAGGTCACGGGTTTAAACCATGGATTAGGTTAGACCGTCTACATCACTCCTCTTGATGTGCGGCCCTTCCCTGGATCTTGCTAATTCAGGATGCTTTGTGCATCGAGctgttctttttttctcttaagCTTAAATTCATGTTTTGAGTCAATTCGTCAGTTGCTTGAGTTTGGACTTGGTTATGCTTTGGGGTGCATACACCTTTTCCATCACTTTTTAATGGTTTCCTTCACTCCTTGGAGCAATGGTAAAGTTGTTTCCATGTAACCTATAGGTCACGGGTTTAAGCCGTGGAAGCAACCACTAATGCTTGAATTTGGTTAGGCCGCCGTCTACATAACTCCTCTTGATTTGCGGTCCTTCCCTGGATCTTGCTAATGCGGGATGGTTTGTGCATCGGGCTGTCCTTTTTTTCTCTTAAGCTTAAATTCATGTTTTGAGTCAATTTCGTCAGTTGCTTGAGTTAGGACTTGGTTATGCTTTGGGGTGCATACACCTTTCCCATCACTTTGTGTTGAAGTTTCAACATGCAAATTAGCAATCCTAGTCAGTATGTCTAAATCATAAAAATTTGTCCAGCTAACTTGTACTGCACAAGGACTTTGTTTCCCATTTTTGTGCGTTTGGATTATCTCTGTTTCATTTTAATTCTTAAATCCTAGTGTAGAGTTTCCTAGTCTTGTTGCTTGAGGTTCATTTCTTAGGATTCCTTTCATAAGGCTTATTTATCACAGAAGTAGATGTTGAAGGACCTTGTGAAGCAAGTGATCAAGAGAAGACAAAAGCCAGTGTTGCTGTCAACAACATAATGTCCGTGTTGGCAAACTACAGTGAGTTGAATGGCAGACTGGTTAGTGACAGGAGGTGCTGTCAATCGGGAACGAGTCTGCTCGGTGCATCCTTAAATATATCTTTTGGTAGAATAAAACAAAGCTTTGTATTgtgagtttttttttgaaattcctaATTTTCTTGTTTTGATGACCGATATGATCTGCTTCTGGATGGGCTTAACACTTTCTCTTGGAATATCTTCCTATAATGTGCAGAACTGACGCACACTTACCAGACATGCCAATTGTCTATGCAAGTGATGCCTTCCTAAAATTAACAGGTGCTAAAGCTGTAGCTAATTTACACTAGTGAAAACTTTTGTTCATTCAATGGGATGTTCTCATTTTTTATGGGTTTGCGAGGGCgtacatattttatttcttgtgTTCATAGAAAGAGCATGAGGGCTTACTCTAACTAATATTGCTAACAGGAACCATTCTTTTTCTTCAATAGGCTACTTGAGACATGAAGTATTGGGTCATAATTGTCGGTTTTTAAGCGGGGAAGACACAGACAAAGGCACACAATTTcaggtagttttttttttgcagaTCTGCTCTCATTTGCTTAATTTTGTTTGTTGCATTTGCTAATTGCTCCATCTTGGGATAAGAGATTTGGTGCCCTTCGTAAGATTAAGTTTTTTTAAGTGGGGGAAGTGCTAAGGGAAGATATGCGGTTGAGCAGATGATCTCAATCCTTGTTGCCTTTTCTCTCTCTTTGCAGCTAAAACAATGCATCCAAAATGAACAACCGTGTACTGTACATATCTTTAATTACAGGTAGGTTCAGGTCATTGCTTGACATTCAGATAAGAATTGTATCCTTGTTCTTTAGGCTCAATCTCTTGGTCGCTGCATGTTTCCTTTCAGAAAAGATGGAACCTCATTTTGGAATTTTCTTCACATTTCACCGGTCCGGAGTGCTTCAGGAAAGGTAATATTTTTAACTAATAGGTACATATTTACCAGCATTGTTGTATGAGGCAGTGTGTTGTCCATTCTTGATTACCCACGTCCAGAAAATGAATGTAGCGAAGATGAGGATGCCCAAATgtatgtgtgggcatactaggagatATGATTAGGAACGAAGTTATACTAAGCAAGGTGGGAGTGCCTCTatggtggacaagatgagggaagcgagactgagatgatttgggcatgtgaagaggaggtaCATGGATGCGCTAGTTAGGAGGTGAGAGGTTGACTATAGCAGGACTTAGGAGAGGTAGATGTAAGCTTAAAAAaactgggggggggggggaggtgaTTAGAAATGACATGACATATCTTTAGCTTACTAAGGACGTAACCCTTGGTAGGAAGGTATGGAGATCGATGGTTAGGGTAGAAAGTTAGTAGGTAGTCGAATGTGGTTGCTCGTTAGGTGGGAGAGGCAGGGTGCTTGCCACATATCCTTTTCTCCtaattagtagtagtatttagTAATCAAGTAGTTTCTTATTCTTCTATGCATTTCTACTATCTATtgctttattttgttttgtatcTTGAAATTTTCTTGTCATTTTTTCTTCTTGCAACCTTTCTATAAATAACTTCCCTTTTAAGATGagggtctattggaaacaacctctctacctaaCAAAGGTAGGGAAAAAGTCTGTGTACATCtcaccctccctagaccccattTATGACATTAATCTGGatatgatgttgttgttgttgttgtaggtaCATATTTACCAtcctttatttttgttttgtatAATGTTGGCCTAAGATGAATTTAAAAGGGGAACATGggcacccaagggtgtggcctagcTATCAATGAAGTGGTTGAGAGTCATGAGGTCTTAGGTTCAAATCCCAGCAGAGACAAAAAACACTAGGAGTCTGTTTGGAAAGTCACCTGGTAATtggaattggtgtaattactagGATAGTAATTATCAGCCTAGTAATTACACAACCTAATAATTACGATGACCTATTTGTTTGCCACAATCAGTGTAATTACAATTGTATTGTTTGGTTGCATAATTTACATTAGACAAATAAGGgcttttataaatgatattaaattaaatatttaaaatatatattatcttttgaaaatatattaattaataaacatatgttcttaactaatattataaaaaaataattgatttatatttttcaaattagtatattttaattaaattaatcataaaaactAAAAGTACAAATTTCTATAAACATCAAGAAATGCACGTAATCATAAAAACTAAAAGTACAAAATTTCTATAAACATCATGAAATGCACGTTTGACAAAAAGATTAacattataaatataatgtcataaaattattaaaaaatttgacAAAAAGATAATCTATAAAGTCTTAACTAAAAAGAAATAACTTGCAATGGAAAATATCGAGCCAATACTcctaaaataaatgaaactgaaaatataatataagtcataaattcaaaacaaaaaatttaacataatactcTTATGTCAAATTTCGACATAACGTAcataaatttgatttaaaagaaaaggatAACGTAAGTCTATAAACTTATTCGACACTGAAttctataatttaaaaattagaatactaacaaaattatgctaatgataaaaaatcataaaaaatatatgaaaaattgcatggaatAATATGaagtaaaggttgagaatgaaaaggaaatgaaatataaataatataaaataaaatatatatttttagaaaacattagaataataaaaataaaaaagaatttaaaatagtaaaaattaaagaataaattaaaacgaaaaaataaaaatagaaataaaaggaagaaattaGAAAGTAACCTATTTGTAATTACACCATGTAATTACCAACAATTCACAGGCTCCGCTGTGAATTGGAGAGTGTAATTAACCCCTGACAATTACACCCAATTAACAGCTGACCAAATAATTACATGGGCAACCATACATGCCATATAGTGTAACTATATCCAATTACACCAAATCCAATTACCAGGGTGTCTTTC contains the following coding sequences:
- the LOC129880215 gene encoding protein TWIN LOV 1 isoform X1, translated to MESQLGLIEKSFNVKYSDGVREALDELPDSFTITDPSISGHPIVYASRGFLKVFGYSKNEVIGRNGRVFQGPKTNRRSVMAIREAIREERGIQISLLNYRKDGTPFWMLFHMCPVYSEKDGRVVHFLGIQVPILRRRNSLGDRIGRNGGVCHDGGNCREYVFKCCRREVCSNSIMEVDRAFSVDSVAGLDHTEVDVEGPCEASDQEKTKASVAVNNIMSVLANYSELNGRLVSDRRCCQSGTSLLGASLNISFGRIKQSFVLTDAHLPDMPIVYASDAFLKLTGYLRHEVLGHNCRFLSGEDTDKGTQFQLKQCIQNEQPCTVHIFNYRKDGTSFWNFLHISPVRSASGKVAYFVGIQIEDSSDAREKQGLNPEMRQRSVVAAVKVAVRGWSMGASTS
- the LOC129880215 gene encoding protein TWIN LOV 1 isoform X2, which codes for MESQLGLIEKSFNVKYSDGVREALDELPDSFTITDPSISGHPIVYASRGFLKVFGYSKNEVIGRNGRVFQGPKTNRRSVMAIREAIREERGIQISLLNYRKDGTPFWMLFHMCPVYSEKDGRVVHFLGIQVPILRRRNSLGDRIGRNGGVCHDGGNCREYVFKCCRREVCSNSIMEVDRAFSVDSVAGLDHTEVDVEGPCEASDQEKTKASVAVNNIMSVLANYSELNGRLVSDRRCCQSGTSLLGASLNISFGRIKQSFVLTDAHLPDMPIVYASDAFLKLTGYLRHEVLGHNCRFLSGEDTDKGTQFQAQSLGRCMFPFRKDGTSFWNFLHISPVRSASGKVAYFVGIQIEDSSDAREKQGLNPEMRQRSVVAAVKVAVRGWSMGASTS